In Posidoniimonas polymericola, the genomic window CTTTACGACAACCCAGGTGAGTACTTTGAATTCACCAGTTACAAAAAGGGTGGGTTGGCAACCAAGCACCTCGGCGAAAGCAAGGCGGTCTTGTTCGCGTTTGACCTCTTGCAGGACCGCAATGCAAGACAAAGATTGGCCCCCATCTCCAACGACCCTCAGGTTCACCAGAAAGAGCGTAGGACTAGGCAGGAGGACGTGCTGACTGAGGTAATCCAACGCATCCGCAGGCATAAGAATCTCTCAACATCGGAAACAATTGATGCCGACCTTCTGGTCTGCATGCAGAAGTATGACGTGTGGAAGTCGCTGGTTCCCCACTCAAGCAACTGCGCATCCATCTTCTCGTCTCCAGAACTGATAGACCACACCTCGATCGAGTACGACCGCAAGCATGGCGTGGCCGCGCTCGACGTCGAGGAGATTAACGCGATCTCTTTACTGATCCGACAGCTTCTTGAAGATCTCTGTCCAGAGTTCGTGCGCACGGCTGAATCAAGCTTCCGTCATGTGAGGTACTTCCCGGTCTCTGCCCTTGGTTGTAGCCCCGTGGAGGATGGCAATCTTCTAAAAGTCCGCCCTAATGAACTGAAGCCTTTTCGGGTGTCGGACCCGATGTTGTGGCTGCTCTGCCGGTGGAGTCAGATCCACCGCTGGCGCCGTAACGGAGAGAATCCCAAGAAGGCCCCCGTCGCATTGACTACCATCGACCGTTCGGGTGCGACGCCTCGCCTAATGATCAGGACCCCGGACAGCCCGCGGGGCATCCATCTCGACGCGGGCTACGCGAGAAGTACTATCATTCACCCCCACACGGGTCTACCGTTGTGGATACCGGACATCGAAGTCGAGGATGAGGCATCCGATGCTCAATCCTCCACCGGCTCCAATCGAAGTCGAGAACATCTCTCGCTGGGAAAGAACCATCGCAAGAGTGATATTGGCAGAAGCTGGTGGTCACGTTTGTTTGGAAAGTCGTAGGCGCAAAATGGGTCTCTTACACTGCCATCAGCAAATCTATACTTCGGCCTCAGAACTGCTGAATTCCAGCGGCAGCGGGCTTGGAGTCGTAGCGTGCACTAGAGATTTCCCTGAAGACGTTCAACGAGATCTCGACAAGGTTAACAGGTACCCATTCCTGGCCGATCTCCCGCCAGACGACCCGGCAAAGCACCCTCCTCGGATCGTCATGTCGAGAAGCGGGAAGGACCAGCGAGCCCTCTGTATCTCGCAGGTCATCTTCGCCGGCGCCGACCATACGGCCCGCACAACACCACTATCGCACCGGTTTGTGTTCTTACTAGATGAGGATGGCAGCGACGCCCCCTGGCCGAGCGACCTGATACGCGTTTGCGCACCGCTTTTCAAAAGGAAATGGGACCAACCGCCCTCGCATTTGGGAGCAACTATTGAGGTTGATGAGCCTGACGATCCATCCGCTCTCCCGCTGCCGTCGTGCGATCGGCTCTGGAGGGGGCAGGCCAAATGCCTGCTGCCAGCAGTCGCGGCCGCGCTGATGGAATCCGCATGCTCTGGTCGACCGGTCGTAGTTTGCATTAACCGCGAAGACGGCTTCCACGCGGCATCCGTCTTAGCGGACATCCTCGACCTGCTACCCCGCTCGGTCCAACTCGACATGGGTTGTGCCTCGCACGTCATTGACAGCTCGGATGCGCCCGGCGAGGCAAGGCTCTTGGTCACCTACCCCACAACCGAGTTCGTGAAGCGATACCGTGAGCGAAGGGGGCAGAGCCGCCCACACGTGTTCGATCTCACTTCAGCGACCGCACTCGAAGAACGGCCAAGCGGTAGTTACCAGGCTCTCATGGTTGAGCTGTTGAAGAAGCCTGACCCGCGGGTAGAAATTCGGGACGCGGTTAGCCTGTTTGACGTACTAGATCTCCGGTGTCAGCATGCCGAGCTATTCACAAGAATAAGGGGACTCGAACAAGAGCTGTCATCCGTCGGCAATCACAAAGGCCTTGTGAAAGCCACTAATCAACTGAAGAAGGTGCTTCACGACCTTGGTCAACAGAAGCTTGATCGGGCGCATGAGTATCTTGTCGATCACATGAATAAGTGTATCAAGAATCGAGTGACTTCTTGGAGTAGCAAGAAGGAGAAGTGGGATTCGCTACTTAGCCTGCTGCTTGACGGGGAGCTTCCCGAGGAATCGAGAAAAGCCGCATTAACGTTCGCATTGAAACCGGAACCTGATCAGCAGCTATTGCTTGATGCCCTGACACAACTACTTGGCAGTCCGGACAAAAAAGCAGACAGCCTCAATCGCGACATTGAGCAGATCATTTCTTCACACTGCTCAAGTGGCCTCAGGAGCTTTGCAGTTAGACAGGCCGCCAAAGAGCACAGGTACTGCCTAACTGCTGAGAAGTTGCTGCTCACGGAACTAGCCCCCCCGCCCAAGGAATTGCTTGGCTTCATTCAGAAATGTCAAACGCCGAGCACCGAAATCGTCAACCTAGCATTGGAGCGTCTTGAAGAAATCAAGAATGGCGAGGTTGGTGAGTTCGGCAGTGTGGATGACCTATTCGATGAACTAGAACGGTTTCGCAAGAAGCTCGGGACTGGAGAGCCATTATCCGCTGCGGAGAAGCTCGATGGGTTGATCCGCGAACGAGCGAAGCATCTCAAGCAGCTGGCAGAAAAACACCTTGGTCAACCCACTAGCACACAGACGCCTCCTGAAGTCTCGGTGCCACCGCCGGAGCCCCCACCACCCACAGTAACTCCCCCTATAGGCGAACAGTATCCCCAGCCTTCTGCGGCACGTTCTCCAGACCCCTTTACTCCGCCTCCCTCATCTCCGCAGTTTTCACTCCCACCTGAACCTCAAGGTCAGGCAGACGATCTCGGGATTGAAGTTTCACCTCCTCATGATCTCCGGGATCCTCCGCTGGCCACCACCAATGCACGCGGCTTGCGTGCCGTTCGACGGCTGCCGAACTGGTTTATGGGACTCGGTGCCGTGATAGTTGTAGGAGTAGCCGGCTCCTGGTTAGCCAGGGCTCTTGTTCTGGGGGAGCGGATCTTCCGGAGCGGATCGGGAGCAATCCCGCTGTCGGTTGTCATGCTCTCATTGGCTTGTGTACCCCTGCTGGTCGTGTCCCTCGAACGTGTCCTGTGGCCAGATGGGCAACCGAACCAGTGGAGCCGGGTGGGCTCGGTAGTCGGGATATTCCTTTCCTGTGCGATCGTCGCCGTGTCTTTCATACTGCCGGCAGTCTTTCCTTGGCTTTTTCTGGTCTAGCACGCGACCGTACTTCTATGGCAGGCTCTTCGATTCACACTTATTCAGCGCAAGCCTCAGATGCCCTCCAGCCCCGGGTGTACCTGGAGGACTTGTGCAATGAAGTAGAAAAAGTCACCGACTCCGCGGTATTTCAGGAGCTGAGAACGCATCTTGCCGCCTACCTCTACCGCTTCGATTCGCTACCCGCCTACTTCACCGAGGAGTTCCAGATAGAACGCGTGACGCGTGTCCCGGTGGGAATGCTTGGGCTTGAGTCGCTTATTGAAAGCCGCGAGCTCTCCGGCTACGTGGAACCAATCAGTGACGAAACGCCCCTGTCAGTCGGGCGGCTTCCTCCTGACCTCTACGGCATACAGCCCACACCAACACTGGAATTTCCAGCCGTTCCCACCGAAGCCTCGCACGACGTCTCGGGAGGGGAAGAGGTGTTCGACTGCGAGCTGTGTGGGGGGCGAGGTCAAGCCGAGTGCGTTCATTGTCGCGCGTCGGGGATCATTCCCTGCAACGACTGCGAGCGTGTTGGCGAGGTCCTGTGTGAAAGGTGCGGCGGAACGGGACAAGTAACTTACTCGGATGGGCAGAACTACAGTTGCCGCGACTGCGATGGCGTGGGAACCGCCGTCTGCATAGCATGCGGCGGTGAGGGCGCCAGAGCGTGCACCACCTGCGGTGAGATGGGGCACGTCCACTGCATTCGCTGTTCAGGCGCCGGACGTTTTGTGCGGAAATGGCGTATCAAGGTTGGTCGGCGGAGCCATCTCGTCTGCAGGCTGCTGCAGGTCGACGAAGATAACCTCGGACTTGAGCCTGACCGCCTCTACGACAACTCCGACCCCATCTACGAGCACGCCTGCCTGCTTGAAGGTGACAACGCCCCACTGACATTCGATGCCGATGCCACGCAGCTGAGGGAACTTTGTTCAACCGTTCAGAGCTATGCTCAGAGCAGCCTCGCGCGGCTAAGATCAACCCTGGCGCCGTCCGAGCGAGTCGTCGGAGCGCGGGTGCAGGTGAAGACAGCCTACGTGTATCAGACCTTGCTAAAGCGAGGTCGGGACCGGGCCGAACTGGTTGTCGGCGGAAGGCGCCTCGCGATCTCTCCTCGCGTGCTCCCGCGAGGCGGAAGCATGGCGTCTCGCGGCTTAGCACTGATCGACAGGATGTTCTCATCTGTCGGACTGGGATCGTCGGAGCTCACGAGCCGGTGCCATGCGAAGCTTGTCGAGGGAGGCCCGATTCACTCGCTCGATGAGAACTCGTTGGGAAGTCGGCTGCAAGAACTGGGGCTAGTGGTAACCGCTTCAGCGGCGGGATATGTTGTCAAGACGTCGGTAAAGGGAACCGAAGTCACTTCCAGTATATCCGTTGACATCACCATCGAGTCCAACGGCAGGAAGTGCTTGGTAGCTCGTGTCCCGCTGAAGATTATCCATCCAGACAGCTACGCAGACGCCCTGGCTATTAATGAACGAGTAATGTACGGGGGGCTCGCGCTGAGTCGAGGCGATGGTCAGCATGCTTCCACTTTGCTCCTAATTGACAGGCGGCCCTACGAGTCTGTAACGGCTGAGGGCTACGCGGAAGTGCTACGAGGCTTTGCCTCGGATGCTGTGCGCATCGCTTCGGAGGAAGCCTTGACATAAGAGCAGACTGAAAGACGGTAACCCATGAATGTTGAGCCATGAGCGATGCGTTTACAAATGCGGTGGTGGCAGCTCTCAAAGGGATCGGTGCGAAGAGGGTTCACACCAAAGCGGGGGCAATAATTGCTGAGATCCCCCTGGAGAGGGGGCGTTCGCAGGTAGTCAGGATCGAGACCCATCGGGGTCGCCGTAGCCTTGCCTCCTATGTTCGTGTCAGGTCACGAGCAGCAGTCCCCGAGAACCACGATCATGTCACAACAGCGCTTGAGTTCAATGCACGGTCGGTCTACGGTATTTGCGCGCTCGTGACGGACACCTCCCCCCCGGTCATCGATGTTGCTCACAACCTGCCGGTGCTTCCGAATGAGCCTTTTAACGTTACCCACTTGATTGACGCGGTGTACAGCGTGGCATCACTTGCCGACTCACTTGAAGAGCACATCGCAGGGGACGATATCTTCTGATATCACAGTCAAACTATCATCAACAGGCAGAGCAATAACGTGAGCGGTCCCAAAGACTTTACGATTGAACTAACAGCTTTCCGCTTGGAAACCATCCGACAGCGCAACCTCGCAATGATGCGAGAGCGGGCCGCAGCGAACCGGCGACGGCTTGAAGAGTCAAGAGTGGCAGCGCACAGGCGAATCGCAAACCTGCAACGCCTCCGCTTCAAGTCGAAGGTGTTGGGCACAGTCCAGGCGAAGACCGATTCTCACCGAGAAACAGCTCCTGCGCCGGCAGTATCTTTCCAGGCTGAGCCCGCTTCGCCAAGCCGGGAAAAAACCAGCAACGAGGCGGCGATCCAGGCTGCCACGCGAGACATGGAATCGCTAGCATCCTGGGAAGCGGTCCTTTGCCACGATGAGTTGGTGAAACTGTACCGCCCTCAGGAGTTGGCGGACTGGTGTCGTCGGGCATCAACGCTACTAGACAACGATGGGGGAGAAAGGAGTCCGGAAAGCGTCCCACGGGCAGCGAAAGAGCTGTGTGCCGCTGCGGAAGGGATTTCGCTTGAGGCGGCCGAGATAGACGCGAAGTGCCAAGCGCGCAACGACCTGCTGCGGGATATCATCGACTCCCTAAAGGAAGTTGGATTCTTCGTCGCAGACCCGTACTTTGAGAATGAATCCCAGCCCGAAGGAGACGTTGTGATTCAGGCACGACGCGCCGGCGAGGAAGTTGTTGCGAAGGTCAACCTCACGGATGAAGTCAAGTCCGTCTGGAGCGGGATCGAGGGCGAGCACTGCAAGACCGCTTTCCACGACTACGTAGAATCAATGGCTTCTCGGGGCGCAAATGTCTCGCCCACGAGAGCCGATCTCCGGGAACGCCCGATCAGCATCCGGAAGGGCGCCAAGGACATCCCACGCGGCGAGGAGCACGAGAGGGGATCGCACCAATGACAGAAACCTCTTGGCAGAGGGATCTGAATGACGCTCTGCTGCTCGATCCCCTTGTGCTGCTGCATGGCAACGTAAAGGACCTCTTCCTGGCCGACGCGAGAATGCGGTCGCGAGCCCCCCGCATACCGGAAGAGTGCCCTTATGTGCCGCTGGAAATCTGGCTGGCTTTGGATCTGGAGCACAAGGGATACGATGTTGTTCTCATCTATGACCTAGTGGATGGAGCGATTGCCCTCCGCGGCCGTATGGCGAGTCGCTTCGAGTCTCTGGTCGCCAATGGAGCAACACGGGAGGGTAGCTCACCCGCCAGTCGAGCAGCCTCCCCACCCGCCAACCAAAGCGAGGAACCTCCTCGCCCACGTGGCAGCACCTTGCCGCGTTCTTCGCCAGACACGCAGCCTGAAGAGTGGCTACCGGTCCTGAGCACTCGTCAAGAACCGATCGACTTCTTTGGCACCCTGTACAACCTGGTGCTTCCGACCGACGAACTCGCGGTCGCGGTGATCTGTCGGTACATGGATCGACACATAAGCTTTACCGACCGGCAGAATGAGGAGGAGAAACGCCTATCGCTCCTGATCCAAAAGGCCGCGAGGACCGTGCGCCCCCGGTTCGACGGGGACAAGCTTGCGAGCAAGGTCGTCATGCTTTTCGACGTCGAGGGCGCCATCCCTCAGGAGCTATCCGTCCAAGCGCCCTTCTCGCGGTCGATTCGTCTGCCTGTGCCCGGCACTGACGAGCGGGAATCGTTCTTTCGCAGCAACCACAATAGGTTCTACAGCTCACCGGGCGACAGGTTTTCACCTGACGACGATTCGAATCTCCTAAGACATTTCGCCAACCTTACGGAGGGCTTGCGCACTCAAGACCTGCTGAGCCTTGTCACCCTTAGTCACAGCGAGAAGCTTGGCCTCGGCAAGCCACAGTTCAAGATCCTCCTGGACCGATTCCGCTTTGGAGCCCGTGAAAACGCCTGGCTCAAAATCCGAGAGGACACGCTCAAGAACTCCGAGACGACCCTCAAGGAACGCGTTAAGGGCCAAGACGAAGTTATCGGGAGGGTCGCTCCCACGCTTATCCGTGCCAAGCTCGGGTTGAGCGACATCGGCAAGGGAGCAAACTCAACTAAGCCGCGCGGGGTTTTTTTCTTCGTGGGGCCAACCGGAGTCGGCAAAACGGAGCTCAGCAAGTCCATCGCCGAGCTGCTGTTTGGAGACGAAGCATCGCTCATCCGTTTTGACATGAGCGAGTATTCCGAGGAACACCAGCAGGCGAGGCTAATAGGCGCACCTCCTGGATACGTTGGCTTCGACCAGGGCGGCCAGCTGACGAACGCGGTGCTGGACAGACCATTTAGCGTATTGTTATTCGATGAGATCGAGAAAGCGCACGGTCGGATTCTTGATAAGTTCTTGCAGATTCTCGACGATGGCAGATTGACGGACGGGATGGGCCGGACCGTTTATTTTACAGAGTCGATAATCATTTTCACCTCCAACCTCGGGACTGCTCCGAGACATCAGACTTACGGCGCCGGCGCTTCGGTTGCACTTGGCGGAATCCAGGCGCCGGCGATCTCAGAAAGATACGAACAGCTGTCCAGCTTGAGCTACGATGATCTTGCCGATCACTTTCGCCGTGAAGTGAAAGGATTCTTCGTTGACCAGCTTGGTCGACCGGAAATCCTCAACCGCATCGGTGAAGACAACATCCTCGTCTTCAACTTCTTGAAAGATGGAGACGCCCAGGATCAGATAGTGCAGAAGCAGGTTGCCGATCTGAACACCATGTTGGAGGAGAAGTACCGGATTTCCGTCGAGGTGACACCCGCCTTCCGTCGACTTTTGCGAACGCATCCGAGTGGTTTTGAGCGCAATGGCGCCAGGGGGGTCCGAAACCTGCTGCGGCGTTACGTGATGGATCAGCTAGCCATGGAGCTATTCACTAACGAGGAGAAAAAGGAAGGACAGGTCTTTCAAGTAGACTACCGGGAGAAGTCAGATTCGATCGGCGAGTTACCTTTTGACTCATCGAAGCTTCAGTGGCAGTGGTACGAACTCTCATGACCAACGAACGACTTGACGATACCTTCTTGCCAATTGAAGCTAAACCTCCGACCCTTCCAGCTAATGGCGTGCTCGTTGCCGCGTTTCAAGAACGCTCATTTGTCGCGGGCCCCGGGTGCCGAGCGGTAGTGTGGGTCGCCGGGTGCTTGCGTCGGTGCCCCTCTTGCTCGCAGCCAGAATTCCTCTCCTTTGAGGCCGGGAAGCGGCGGACGGTCCAGGAACTATATGAACAGATAATCAGCACTTCGGACATCGTCGGAGTCACCTACTCTGGTGGTGAGCCATTTGAGCAGGCCGACCAGCTTGGAGAGCTGAGCGAGCGGCTCCAGCAGTTTGGGCTGAGCACAGCCTCCTACTCCGGCTACAGGCGAGCCGCCTTGGTTGCGGAGCCGAAGAGATTTGGACGGCTGTATAATGCTCTCGACATCCTTATCGATGGCGAGTACCGAAAAGAGGCTCACGGTCCATATAAATGGCGAGGATCAGGGAACCAGGTAGTCCATGCCCTCAGCCCGAAAGGCATGGTTGAGGCCCGGGCAGAGTATGATCCGGGAAGCACTCAAGAAGTCCAGTTTTCTATCTCAGGAAATCGCTTGCGGATGTCCGGTTTCCCTGATTCGGACACTCACGAATTGCTCGTCGAGGCCCTCGCGTCGCGTGGAGTCCTCGTGAAAGAGGGTCAGCAATGAGCACCAACCTGCCCACGCTGACTATGTGGACACTCAAGGAGACTCCTCACCCGCTCACACTGGTCGAACTCACTCAGCCGGCATGCTCTGATCACCTCTTCGCCGTCGTGCTCGACTTCTCGGATTCCACCAGCTACTCGGATCTCCCTGTTGAAGCGACTCTAAAAGTGGCGGAGTTGCTGCCTCGGAAGACACCTTTTATCGTCTTCCGGATGAGCAGCGGAAGTCCTTTGCTGCCTTGGGGAGAATACAGCGTGGGCGACCTGATTGGCGACCCTGGCCTGCTTGAGCGCTGGGGAGAAAGTGAAGAGCTGATCGCTGAGGCCGCACTACAGGGGAGTTTCATCCGCCCCGTAATCGAGTCCTTGGCGCAGAACGCTTCGGACAATGGTTGCGTGCAGTGCACGCTGCTTGCCCTGACCGACGGTGAGCTCTTGGACGGCGCTGAGGCACAGGTTCCCCCTGGAATGCGCATAGCCGGTCTCGTCAAGTCAATGGATCCTCGCAAGCAACAACACTGGCAGCGAGTGCTGCCCGGTAGACCCCTCCTAACACCAACCGATGCGAAGATAGACCGTTTCATTACGGATGGCTTTCCCAAGGGCACTCGGTTGTGCGAACTGCACTGGTCAAACCACTCGCAGAAAGCGACTGCTGAGGCCTGGAAGCTGGATATCCATGGTCACAGGCTCGTGATAGATACACCGTGGAAAGTGCAAGGAAACCTCTTCAGCGGTGCACTAAGGATAGTGGTTTTGGGTACTGCCGAGGAGGTCGCCAGCCTTCCCTGGCGCCTCGTAACGCCCAAGGCGGAACACACGTTGGAGGCCACCCTAGGCGAGCACAGCGTCGGGATAACGAAGCGTTTCATGGAGAATGCGGCAGCCAGTCTCGAAGAAAGTAGCGGCACGTGGAGGATTCTGCTCAATGTTAGGCGAGGGGAGCTGCATTTTGACCGGGCGTCTCAGGCCGCCGCGAAAGTGAGAGAGCTGGCGAGCACCCGGAGCCAGCGGAACGTGAGCAACCACCAATTGTTGCTTGGGGGTTTGCCGCTAGACGAGTGGAAGGCTGCCAGGACTGCCGATGAGGGCATCGACGCGCTGTTGTTTTTTGTGAAATCTACGCCCGGCGAGGCCACCATCGCCGAGCAGGTGGTCGTCGCGGCGCTCGGGCGGTCTCAAACGGGAGCGATGCTGTTTGTTCGGGGAGAGGAAACTCCCTGTGGCCTCGCAGGCGAAGACGCCGCGATCAAGTTTCGTCGTGAGCAAAACAGGTGGTTTCTAGAGAAACAAGACTGCCCCCCCGTTGAGCTTGAGCCCTTCGGAAGCCAGGAAATTCCAGATAGACTACTGGCTGACGAAGCTTGGGAGATCCTGTTTTCAGGAGACCTCAACTAACCCACCGCCCAAATGTCTCAAAGGCGTTCAGTCGCGGTCTCGTCGCAACTGCAGCAGCCGACGCTGTCCCCTGTTCAAGGCGGCTGTCGCATTGGCTGGGCTTGAGGATAGCGATTCTTCAATTGTTGAGGTCCGCCGCTCACTACTGGTGTTGTTACGAACCGACCAGCGACCGAAGTAGTGGACGAAGTAGAGCCCCGTCCCTCTGAGTCCAAAGGAGAAGTACGCCCGCCCATCGGAACTACGGCCGAAGCGTAGCCCCGGAATGCCAATGCTGGTCCCAATACCACGCTTGGAAAGCGTCCAACGAAGTGGCCCCTTCGACCATTGCTTACGGAATCGCCAGCCCAACGCTGTCACCCCCAAGAACGGTGCAGACTGAAGTCCCAAGAGACGCCAGAGAGCAAACTTAGCATTACAAGCTGAAGTTCCACTTGGCAAAACCAATCACGCATAACGGCAGTATAGCATTCACAATACGCGGCTACAAATCTGTGTCAGTTCGGTAGTGGTTCACTTTGAAATCTAGCCGCCCGTCGCAGAACGGGACGCCCCTGCTAGAGCGTTCAACGCAGATCCCTAGCGCCCCTTTGGGAAGTTGAGTAAACTCGGCAAGAACCAGGAGAAGCCGATGGTTTCTTCGAAGGAACGGCGGGCGGAGGTGCTCGCCGAGTGCGATGCTGGGAAGGGGACGCGTGAGGTGGCGTTGAAGTTCAACGTCAGCGAGTCTTGGGTTCGTCGCGTGATGCAGGAGCGTCGCGAGCAGGGTAAGGTATCGCCGAAGCAGACGCGTGACCGCCGGCCCTGCTGGGCGCCCTACGCCGATTGGCTCCGCGCTCAGATCGCCGAGAAGAGCGATCAGACGCTGGCGGAGCTCCAGGCGAAGGCGGCCGAGGAGTTGGGCTGGGTGACCTCCGACATGACGATCAGTCGGGCGCTGCGGGCGTTGCGTCTGCCGCTAAAAAAAGACGCTCGTCGCCCAATAGCAAGACCGCGAAGACGTCGCGTTGAAGCGTCGCGAGTGGATCGCTTCGCAACCGGGCCTCGACCCCGATCGTGTGGTGTTCCTCGATGAAACGTGGGCCATGACCAACATGACGCGTTCACGCGGCCGCAGCGAGAGGGGCTCGCGGCTGGTGGAGAAGACCCCCTGCGGGCGTTGGAGCACCACGACGTTCCTGGGGGCAGTCCGATCGACCGGGTTCATCGCCCCGGTCTGCGTCGAGGGCGCCATCAACGGCCGCGTGTTCAAGGCCTGGGTCGAGCAGCACCTGGTCCGCGAACTGCGTGAAGGAGACGTCGTCGTGATGGACAATCTCTCCAGCCACAAGGTCAAAGGCGTCGCCGAGGCGATCGAAGCGGCCGGCGCGGAAGTCCGCTACCTGCCGCCCTACTCCCCCGACCTCAACCCCATCGAACTCGCTTTCAGCAAGTTCAAACGCCTCCTACGCGACGGCGCTCGACGCACCCAGGAGAAGCTCGTCGAGCTCTGCGGCACGGTCCTCGAACTCTTCACCGAAACCGAGATCCGAAACTACTCCCGACACTGCGGATACCGCTACAAATAAACGTTGAGCGCTCTAGAATGGGGGTACCTTTCCGCGGTGGACTTGGCTTTCGGCGGCAACATCGATTACGCCCGGCTAATCAAGATGTACGGCCAGACCCCGGAAGGCGAGAAGCGTTACAGCCCGGCTGAGTGTATTGGCTGCAAGAAAGAGGTTGCCGCCGGCCAGCCTGACCCGGAGCACATCAGCACCAGCTACGTGGAGCGGCAGAACTTGACGATGCGAATGCTCGCGGGACGGAGATGGCTAGGTCTCGTCCTTAGATCGTGAAACCTCGTGAGCCCGGGCGCACGGACTAAGTACCTAGGGAACCCTGGCAGTCCCCGGGGGGTCTGGGGCAAATTCTGGAACGTCAGCTGGGTCCCATCGGCGCGGCCACTGTCGATGTAGCAAGACTTAGCGATATTCAGAACGGCCAGCTTCGGCGATCGCCAGTATCGAGCGTCGGAACCCCTCTGGCAGCACTGACCAGGAGCGAATGATATACGCCAAGTCCTCGTTATGGAGATCGGCCAATTGCCGTGCTGCGCCAATAGCTGCGCGAACTTCGGAACTGCAGTTTTTCCCGGTGTTTTCTGGGGCTTTGGGCGGAATCATAATCCGCGTGTCGGGGGTTCGAGTCCCTCCTCCGCTACTTGTGCCTTCGCGCTGGGAGGCGCATGCGGTCTGGTTTAGGCCTAAAATCTGCGACTAGGCCGGGCCAAAATGGGCTTAGTCGCTCGGCACGTTGCGATGCCCGACCGGCTCCCGCGGGTGCCTCGTTCGCGGCGGCTCAACTCACTTCGGCCGAGTGGGGTTCGGCCCCGCCTCACGCGACTCCGGCGCCACGTCAGTCTTGGACCTCAGTCTTGGACCACTGCCGCGTCCACTTCTTCATCTGCTCGCGGCCCGTGTAGGAAAGGCCTCGGACGCAATTCCTCACCCCGCGTCCGGAAACGTAATAGATGAGCTGTGGAGCCTGGCGGGCGCCCAGCCGTTGCTTGTAGGCCTCGTCGCCTCGCAGCATGTCGAGGGTGTGGGCCCCGTTCTTGATCGCCCTCCTCACCAAGCTGAAATTCATCATCCAGCCCGCGTGACGGTCGTCAAAGCGAGGGTTGCGTCCCGTCAGGTAGATGGAGAACGTCCCGCCGCATTCGGCGCTGATCGCCGCCGCCGCCGGCTCCTCGTCAATCCAAAGCACCGCCAGATGAAGCTTCTCTTCTTGCAGCCACTCGCGCGTCACGCGGTCGATGAAGTCGCGAAAATGGGCGTGTGAGAAGCAACCCCCACCCTCGAGCCCTTGCCAACGCATCTCGTGGAGCTGCTCCGCGATTTCGAGGTACTCCTGCCGGCTGGTCTCGTCCTCGGCGAACCTCAACCGGTTGTTCTGCTTCGGGTCGTCAACCTTCTTGAGCGCCTGCCTCAGCAACCGGCGTGAGCTCTTACCGAGGCTCGAGGCGTAATCTTCGAAGCAGGACGGCAGCGGACACACCCAGCGAGACTGGTCCTCAATCGGCTTCATGTGCGCTCCTGCGTCAGACAGTGCCTGCTCGAGTAACGCTATCACTTGGTCGCCGCCATCGACCCCGGTGAGCCAGAGCTCGTCCCAGACGCCCGCTGCGCGATCGGCGACCAACCATCCGGCAATCTCCTCGACGACAGCAGGTTCCAGGCCAGGACGCACGAGCAGCGACAACTCATCGCCGCACGCTTTGGCGCCGCCGATTAGCTCCAGGGCCTTGGTTGCGCGGGTCATTCGCCGCAGGCAGAATGGGGCAATCCCT contains:
- a CDS encoding AAA family ATPase: MTETSWQRDLNDALLLDPLVLLHGNVKDLFLADARMRSRAPRIPEECPYVPLEIWLALDLEHKGYDVVLIYDLVDGAIALRGRMASRFESLVANGATREGSSPASRAASPPANQSEEPPRPRGSTLPRSSPDTQPEEWLPVLSTRQEPIDFFGTLYNLVLPTDELAVAVICRYMDRHISFTDRQNEEEKRLSLLIQKAARTVRPRFDGDKLASKVVMLFDVEGAIPQELSVQAPFSRSIRLPVPGTDERESFFRSNHNRFYSSPGDRFSPDDDSNLLRHFANLTEGLRTQDLLSLVTLSHSEKLGLGKPQFKILLDRFRFGARENAWLKIREDTLKNSETTLKERVKGQDEVIGRVAPTLIRAKLGLSDIGKGANSTKPRGVFFFVGPTGVGKTELSKSIAELLFGDEASLIRFDMSEYSEEHQQARLIGAPPGYVGFDQGGQLTNAVLDRPFSVLLFDEIEKAHGRILDKFLQILDDGRLTDGMGRTVYFTESIIIFTSNLGTAPRHQTYGAGASVALGGIQAPAISERYEQLSSLSYDDLADHFRREVKGFFVDQLGRPEILNRIGEDNILVFNFLKDGDAQDQIVQKQVADLNTMLEEKYRISVEVTPAFRRLLRTHPSGFERNGARGVRNLLRRYVMDQLAMELFTNEEKKEGQVFQVDYREKSDSIGELPFDSSKLQWQWYELS
- a CDS encoding DUF4236 domain-containing protein; amino-acid sequence: MTALGWRFRKQWSKGPLRWTLSKRGIGTSIGIPGLRFGRSSDGRAYFSFGLRGTGLYFVHYFGRWSVRNNTSSERRTSTIEESLSSSPANATAALNRGQRRLLQLRRDRD
- a CDS encoding helix-turn-helix domain-containing protein, with translation MVSSKERRAEVLAECDAGKGTREVALKFNVSESWVRRVMQERREQGKVSPKQTRDRRPCWAPYADWLRAQIAEKSDQTLAELQAKAAEELGWVTSDMTISRALRALRLPLKKDARRPIARPRRRRVEASRVDRFATGPRPRSCGVPR
- a CDS encoding GAP1-N2 domain-containing protein, encoding MGLLHCHQQIYTSASELLNSSGSGLGVVACTRDFPEDVQRDLDKVNRYPFLADLPPDDPAKHPPRIVMSRSGKDQRALCISQVIFAGADHTARTTPLSHRFVFLLDEDGSDAPWPSDLIRVCAPLFKRKWDQPPSHLGATIEVDEPDDPSALPLPSCDRLWRGQAKCLLPAVAAALMESACSGRPVVVCINREDGFHAASVLADILDLLPRSVQLDMGCASHVIDSSDAPGEARLLVTYPTTEFVKRYRERRGQSRPHVFDLTSATALEERPSGSYQALMVELLKKPDPRVEIRDAVSLFDVLDLRCQHAELFTRIRGLEQELSSVGNHKGLVKATNQLKKVLHDLGQQKLDRAHEYLVDHMNKCIKNRVTSWSSKKEKWDSLLSLLLDGELPEESRKAALTFALKPEPDQQLLLDALTQLLGSPDKKADSLNRDIEQIISSHCSSGLRSFAVRQAAKEHRYCLTAEKLLLTELAPPPKELLGFIQKCQTPSTEIVNLALERLEEIKNGEVGEFGSVDDLFDELERFRKKLGTGEPLSAAEKLDGLIRERAKHLKQLAEKHLGQPTSTQTPPEVSVPPPEPPPPTVTPPIGEQYPQPSAARSPDPFTPPPSSPQFSLPPEPQGQADDLGIEVSPPHDLRDPPLATTNARGLRAVRRLPNWFMGLGAVIVVGVAGSWLARALVLGERIFRSGSGAIPLSVVMLSLACVPLLVVSLERVLWPDGQPNQWSRVGSVVGIFLSCAIVAVSFILPAVFPWLFLV
- a CDS encoding 4Fe-4S single cluster domain-containing protein, yielding MTNERLDDTFLPIEAKPPTLPANGVLVAAFQERSFVAGPGCRAVVWVAGCLRRCPSCSQPEFLSFEAGKRRTVQELYEQIISTSDIVGVTYSGGEPFEQADQLGELSERLQQFGLSTASYSGYRRAALVAEPKRFGRLYNALDILIDGEYRKEAHGPYKWRGSGNQVVHALSPKGMVEARAEYDPGSTQEVQFSISGNRLRMSGFPDSDTHELLVEALASRGVLVKEGQQ